Proteins from a genomic interval of Quercus robur chromosome 9, dhQueRobu3.1, whole genome shotgun sequence:
- the LOC126698860 gene encoding vacuolar protein sorting-associated protein 45 homolog → MQVVTNLLNNESVCDIDHLRLVMLYALRYEKESPVQLMQLFNKLASRFAKYKPGLVQIVLKQAGVDKRTGDLFGNRDLLNIACNMARGLKGFENVYTCKDTAVVVKDNS, encoded by the exons ATGCAGGTAGTGACAAATCTTTTAAACAATGAAAGTGTATGTGATATTGACCATTTACGCTTAGTGATGCTTTATGCTTTGCGCTACGAGAAGGAAAGCCCTGTTCAATTGATGCAACTTTTCAACAAACTAGCTTCTCGGTTTGCCAAGTACAAACCAGGG CTTGTTCAGATCGTCTTGAAGCAAGCAGGGGTTGATAAGCGAACTGGGGATCTTTTTGGAAATCGAGATCTTTTGAATATTGCTTGTAACATGGCTCGTGGACTGAAG GGGTTTGAGAATGTTTACACCTGTAAGGATACAGCTGTAGTTGTCAAGGATAACAGCTAA
- the LOC126701144 gene encoding uncharacterized protein LOC126701144 yields the protein MTDYKKGGRYGKGLFIKSEECTNDHLNTFNQEAVYDAEEAEEYVQGDDGPLLVTRRACFTPCKSEGEDWLRSNIFQTTYTMGGKVCRLVIDSGSCENVISEEVVQKLGLATEKHPNSYKLSWLKKGNEVTVSKRCLVSFSIGLKYKDNSWCDVVVMDACHLLLGRPWQYDREVQHDGRKNTYSFMFGSTKIVLLPCKEVEPKPTSGGGKNLLAKRAFVEEMFDSGLVIVLLGKESSKGSVVPEAVKSLLDEFANVFPNDLPEGLLPLQDIQHQIDLVPGSNLPNRPHYRMSPKEHEELRRQVEGLLLKGHIRESLSPCAMPALLTPKKDGSWRMCVDSRAINKITVRYRFPIPRLDDLLDQLSGATVFSKLDLKNSVLFLGYVVSKDGLSVDESKVTAVKQWPIPTTVHEVCNFHGLVSFYRRFIPDFSTIMAPITDCMKIGIGVVLSQNGKPVAYFSEKLSGSKLNYNTYDLEFYAIICALKHWSSYLAYREFVLYSDHDALKHINSQDKLSSRHAVWAAYIQQFSFVIKHESGALNRVADALS from the exons ATGACTGATTACAAGAAGGGTGGCCGGTATGGTAAGGGTTTATTTATTAAGAGTGAAGAATGTACTAATGATCATTTAAATACCTTTAACCAAGAAGCTGTTTATGATGCTGAAGAGGCAGAGGAGTATGTGCAAGGGGATGATGGCCCTTTGTTAGTCACAAGAAGGGCATGTTTCACACCTTGCAAATCTGAAGGTGAGGATTGGCTCCGAAGCAATATCTTTCAAACTACATATACTATGGGGGGCAAGGTATGTAGACTTGTTATTGATTCTGGAAGCTGTGAGAATGTAATATCAGAGGAGGTTGTTCAAAAATTGGGATTAGCAACAGAGAAGCACCCTAACTCTTACAAACTATCTTGGCTTAAAAAGGGCAATGAGGTAACTGTATCTAAACGTTGCttggtttctttttctattgGGTTGAAATATAAGGATAATTCATGGTGTGATGTGGTAGTTATGGATGCATGTCATCTTCTCCTCGGTAGACCATGGCAATATGATAGAGAGGTTCAACATGATGGTAGGAAGAATACATATAGTTTCAtgtttggtagcacaaaaaTTGTGTTGTTGCCTTGTAAGGAGGTTGAACCTAAGCCAACTTCAGGAGGGGGTAAGAATCTCTTAGCTAAAAGGGCATTTGTTGAAGAGATGTTTGATTCAGGGTTGGTGATTGTATTGTTGGGAAAGGAGAGCTCAAAGGGTAGTGTAGTACCAGAGGCTGTAAAATCTTTATTAGATGAATTTGCAAATGTATTTCCTAATGATCTACCTGAGGGGTTACTGCCACTCCAAGATATACAACACCAAATTGATCTTGTACCAGGTTCTAATCTACCTAATCGCCCACACTACCGCATGAGCCCAAAAGAGCATGAAGAACTTAGAAGACAAGTGGAGGGTTTGTTGTTAAAAGGGCACATTAGAGAGAGTCTTAGTCCTTGTGCCATGCCAGCCTTACTAACACCCAAAAAGGATGGATCATGGCGAATGTGCGTCGACAGTCGTGCCATCAACAAAATTACGGTCCGGTATAGATTCCCTATTCCTCGATTGGATGATTTGCTTGATCAGTTGAGTggtgctacagtgttttctaaGTTGGATCTAAAAA ATAGTGTTTTATTTCTTGGTTATGTGGTGTCCAAGGATGGACTATCAGTTGATGAATCAAAGGTTACTGCTGTTAAACAATGGCCAATACCAACCACAGTCCACGAGGTCTGCAATTTCCATGGGTTGGTGTCATTCTATCGGCGGTTTATCCCTGACTTTAGCACCATCATGGCACCGATTACAGATTGCATGAAG ATTGGAATTGGAGTAGTTCTTAGTCAAAATGGCAAACCAGTGGCCTACTTTAGTGAGAAGTTGAGTGGGTCAAAATTGAATTACAACACTTATGATTTGGAATTTTATGCAATAATTTGTGCTTTgaagcattggagttcttatttgGCCTATCGTGAGTTTGTCCTCTATTCTGATCATGATGCTTTGAAGCATATCAATAGCCAAGACAAGCTCTCATCTCGACATGCAGTTTGGGCTGCTTATATtcaacaattttcttttgtcatcaAGCATGAATCCGGAGCGTTGAATAGGGTGGCAGATGCTCTTAGTTGA
- the LOC126698859 gene encoding G-type lectin S-receptor-like serine/threonine-protein kinase RKS1, with product MSPEYAMQGLFSIKSDVYSFGVLLLEIITGKKNSTYHHDGPSLNLIGHVWDLWREDNSMKIVDPLPDETYPANEVSRCIQIGLLCVQEHATDRPTMATVVFMLGNDTHLPSPK from the exons ATGTCACCTGAGTATGCAATGCAAGGACTATTTTCAATAAAGTCTGATGTATATAGCTTTGGGGTATTGCTGCTAGAGATCATTACTGGCAAAAAGAACAGTACTTATCATCATGATGGTCCTTCCTTAAATTTGATTGGACAT GTTTGGGACCTATGGAGAGAAGACAATTCCATGAAAATAGTTGACCCATTACCAGATGAGACATACCCTGCTAATGAAGTTTCAAGATGCATTCAAATTGGACTTTTGTGCGTGCAAGAACATGCAACAGACCGACCAACCATGGCAACTGTTGTTTTCATGTTGGGTAATGACACTCATCTTCCTTCTCCAAAATGA